A genome region from Cucurbita pepo subsp. pepo cultivar mu-cu-16 chromosome LG02, ASM280686v2, whole genome shotgun sequence includes the following:
- the LOC111787627 gene encoding UDP-glycosyltransferase 73B3-like produces MASSPNPHVLVFPFMSHSHTFPLIDVSIALSRHQARVTIVTVPANSSFIFPKIQTILLISLVELHFPAIDDLPEACHCQNLSEIPSSQVFVSFLTATTHLKNPFQQLLQSMADSGDLSLCVITDYFLGWNASICQNFGVPRLVFHATGVVPLLITKAIMANADYTASASSISTLIHRLLPSLSFNLTAADVPDVNLSSNTDSNPFAKFIAEAGEAELQSWGVIANTFLELEIDHISQLESFYSKGAKVWCVGPTFLYGPESTTNHHKDDNSVSLMKWLDGRAAEASESAIYAAFGSQAVPTDAEMEAMALGLEDSGCPFVLVIRSNIGGFLSHCGWKSIMESLAAVPILAWPMISEQKLNAKYKIYLE; encoded by the coding sequence ATGGCTTCATCACCAAACCCCCATGTTTTGGTCTTCCCTTTCATGTCTCACAGCCACACCTTCCCATTGATAGACGTCTCAATAGCTCTCTCTCGTCACCAAGCAAGAGTCACCATTGTCACAGTCCCAGCTAACTCAAGCTTCATCTTTCCCAAAATCCAAACCATCCTTCTCATATCCCTCGTCGAGCTCCATTTCCCCGCCATTGATGACCTCCCCGAAGCTTGCCATTGTCAAAACCTGTCTGAAATTCCTTCTTCGCAGGTCTTCGTCTCTTTCCTCACTGCCACCACCCACCTCAAAAACCCCTTTCAACAGCTCCTCCAATCCATGGCGGATTCCGGCGACCTCTCTTTGTGTGTCATCACCGATTACTTTCTTGGTTGGAACGCCAGCATTTGCCAAAACTTCGGCGTTCCAAGATTGGTCTTCCATGCCACCGGCGTTGTGCCATTGCTCATCACCAAAGCCATTATGGCCAATGCTGATTACACGGCTTCTGCTTCCTCTATCTCTACTCTTATCCACCGGCTTCTGCCGAGTCTGTCGTTTAATTTAACAGCCGCTGATGTCCCCGACGTCAATTTGTCGTCGAACACCGACAGCAACCCGTTCGCCAAATTCATAGCGGAGGCAGGGGAGGCTGAATTGCAGAGTTGGGGGGTCATCGCCAATACCTTTCTCGAGCTCGAAATCGATCATATTTCGCAATTGGAGTCCTTTTACTCAAAAGGGGCGAAAGTTTGGTGTGTTGGTCCTACTTTTCTCTATGGACCAGAAAGCACCACCAATCATCACAAGGACGATAACTCGGTTTCCTTGATGAAATGGCTCGATGGACGTGCGGCGGAGGCATCGGAGTCAGCGATCTATGCAGCATTCGGGTCACAGGCAGTGCCGACGGACGCCGAGATGGAGGCGATGGCGCTTGGATTGGAGGATTCCGGGTGCCCATTTGTGCTAGTCATTAGGTCGAACATCGGGGGGTTTCTGAGCCACTGCGGGTGGAAGTCGATAATGGAGAGTTTGGCGGCGGTGCCGATTCTGGCGTGGCCAATGATATCGGAGCAGAAGCTGAATGcgaaatacaaaatatatttggaa